In the genome of Streptomyces collinus, one region contains:
- a CDS encoding MaoC/PaaZ C-terminal domain-containing protein: MPIDAAKALAAGPRTGEISWDHKDVQLYHLGIGAGSPATDPDELRYTLESRLHVLPSFATVAGAGKPGVTGGLSMPGIEVELARVLHGGQSLLVHRPIPATGTATATHRIAAVYDKGTAAVLVLRTEVADTEGPLWTNDAQIFIRGEGGWGGDRGPSARLEPPTGEPGRTVERPVRDDQALLYRLSGDWNPLHADPEFAKVAGFERPILHGLCTYGITLKAVVDTLLGGDVTRVRSYATRFAGVVYPGETLRIRMWHTPGSTRVAVSAVERADAPVLADTVVEHT, translated from the coding sequence ATGCCCATCGACGCAGCCAAGGCGCTCGCCGCCGGCCCCCGGACCGGCGAGATCTCCTGGGACCACAAGGACGTGCAGCTCTACCACCTCGGCATCGGCGCGGGCAGCCCCGCCACCGACCCCGACGAGCTGCGCTACACCCTGGAGTCCCGGCTGCACGTCCTGCCGAGCTTCGCCACCGTCGCCGGCGCCGGCAAACCCGGCGTGACCGGCGGCCTGTCCATGCCCGGCATCGAGGTCGAGCTGGCCCGCGTCCTGCACGGCGGCCAGAGCCTCCTCGTCCACCGGCCCATCCCGGCGACGGGCACCGCCACCGCCACCCACCGGATCGCCGCCGTGTACGACAAGGGCACGGCGGCCGTCCTCGTGCTGCGCACCGAAGTCGCCGACACCGAGGGCCCGTTGTGGACCAACGACGCCCAGATCTTCATCCGCGGCGAGGGCGGCTGGGGCGGCGACCGCGGCCCCTCCGCCCGCCTCGAACCGCCCACCGGCGAACCCGGCCGGACCGTCGAGCGGCCCGTCCGCGACGACCAGGCCCTGCTCTACCGCCTCTCCGGCGACTGGAACCCGCTGCACGCCGACCCGGAGTTCGCCAAGGTCGCCGGATTCGAACGGCCCATCCTGCACGGCCTGTGCACCTACGGCATCACGCTCAAGGCCGTCGTCGACACACTGCTCGGCGGGGACGTCACCCGGGTGCGGTCCTACGCCACCCGCTTCGCCGGGGTCGTGTACCCGGGGGAGACCCTGCGGATCCGCATGTGGCACACACCCGGATCCACCCGGGTCGCCGTCAGCGCCGTGGAGAGGGCCGACGCGCCCGTCCTCGCCGACACCGTCGTCGAACACACCTGA
- a CDS encoding class I SAM-dependent methyltransferase, with protein sequence MDRNIRTVDDVLALLDDLFAPEADRWTGRGAHWWDDFYADRSRPVPFFVARPDENLVAAVERGSLRRGRALDLGCGPGRNALYLAARGFDVDAVDLSSTAVEWAGERARETGAGNVRFHCGDAFALGGRDLTGPYDLVYDSGCFHHLPPHRRVSYVALLEQLLAPAGLFGLTCFAAGAGGMGSELSDTDFYREGAGLRGGLAYTPEALREIFSGLTELELRRMRDEPEESAYFGKSFLWTALFQRA encoded by the coding sequence ATGGACCGGAACATACGCACCGTCGACGACGTACTCGCCCTGCTCGACGACCTGTTCGCACCCGAGGCCGATCGGTGGACCGGGCGCGGTGCCCACTGGTGGGACGACTTCTACGCCGACCGCTCCCGGCCCGTGCCGTTCTTCGTGGCGCGGCCGGACGAGAACCTGGTGGCAGCGGTGGAGCGGGGGTCGCTGCGCAGGGGACGGGCGCTGGATCTGGGATGCGGGCCGGGGCGCAACGCGCTGTACCTGGCGGCGCGGGGCTTCGACGTCGACGCGGTCGACCTGTCCTCGACGGCCGTCGAATGGGCCGGGGAGCGGGCCCGCGAGACGGGGGCCGGGAACGTGCGGTTCCACTGCGGGGACGCGTTCGCGCTCGGCGGCCGGGACCTCACCGGCCCGTACGACCTCGTCTACGACTCCGGCTGCTTCCACCATCTGCCACCGCACCGCCGGGTCAGTTATGTCGCCCTCTTGGAGCAACTCCTGGCACCCGCAGGCCTCTTCGGTCTCACCTGCTTCGCCGCCGGAGCCGGCGGGATGGGGTCGGAGCTGTCCGACACCGACTTCTACCGCGAGGGGGCCGGGCTGCGGGGCGGCCTCGCGTACACGCCCGAGGCGTTGCGGGAGATCTTCTCCGGCCTGACCGAGCTCGAACTGCGGCGCATGCGCGACGAGCCGGAGGAGTCCGCGTACTTCGGGAAGTCCTTCCTCTGGACGGCGTTGTTCCAGCGGGCGTGA
- a CDS encoding MFS transporter, with product MTPMLESADAATARTSRPSRTPRLSRLRPGGAPPMWLVVTLTCAGQFLVVLDVSVVNVALPSMRTGLGLSEQGLQWVVNAYAIAFAGFMLLGGRAGDLYGRKRMFLVGLGLFTLASAAGGLAQDDWQLLAARAVQGLGAAVLAPSTLTILTASVPEGAARARAIGTWTAVGAGGGAAGGLVGGLLVETLSWRWVLLINVPVGAVVLCAAAWFLTEGRAGDGRRLDLPGALLVTAGLATLAYGISQTEAAGWTAPATLVPLLAGPALLGAFLAVEARTASPLMPLGLLRIRSVSSANVSMFLCGSAMFCMWFFMTLYAQNVLGYTPLEAGLALVPSSLAVILGSKLAPRLMRPIGPRNVAALGTLVAVAGFAWQSTMTPDGSYATVILVPGVLMMLGAGLAATPLASLATSGAAPGEAGLVSGLVNTSRTMGGSLGLAVLSTLAAAESAGSTTPRALTEGYALAFRVGAVVLTAGVALMWVWLPRTAGEREAVEREAAA from the coding sequence ATGACACCCATGCTCGAATCCGCCGACGCCGCCACCGCCCGCACATCCCGCCCATCCCGGACGCCCCGGCTGTCCCGGCTGCGTCCGGGCGGGGCGCCGCCGATGTGGCTCGTGGTGACGCTCACCTGCGCCGGGCAGTTCCTCGTCGTGCTGGACGTGTCCGTCGTCAACGTGGCCCTGCCGTCCATGCGGACCGGGCTCGGGCTCAGCGAGCAGGGCCTGCAATGGGTCGTGAACGCCTACGCCATCGCCTTCGCCGGGTTCATGCTGCTCGGCGGCCGGGCCGGAGACCTCTACGGCCGCAAGCGGATGTTCCTCGTCGGGCTCGGCCTGTTCACCCTGGCCTCGGCGGCCGGCGGGCTGGCCCAGGACGACTGGCAGCTGCTGGCGGCGCGGGCCGTGCAGGGGCTGGGTGCGGCGGTGCTGGCGCCCTCGACGCTGACGATCCTCACCGCCTCCGTGCCCGAAGGGGCGGCCCGGGCCCGGGCCATCGGGACCTGGACCGCGGTCGGGGCCGGCGGCGGCGCGGCGGGCGGCCTGGTCGGCGGGCTGCTCGTGGAGACGCTCTCCTGGCGCTGGGTGCTGCTGATCAACGTGCCCGTCGGGGCCGTGGTGCTGTGCGCCGCCGCCTGGTTCCTCACCGAGGGCCGGGCCGGGGACGGCCGGCGCCTCGACCTGCCCGGCGCGCTGCTCGTCACGGCCGGCCTGGCCACGCTGGCCTACGGCATCTCCCAGACGGAGGCGGCGGGCTGGACGGCACCGGCCACCCTGGTGCCGCTGCTCGCCGGACCGGCCCTGCTCGGGGCGTTCCTCGCGGTCGAGGCCCGCACGGCGAGCCCGCTGATGCCGCTCGGCCTCCTGCGCATCCGCTCGGTCTCCTCGGCGAACGTCTCGATGTTCCTGTGCGGTTCGGCGATGTTCTGCATGTGGTTCTTCATGACCCTCTACGCGCAGAACGTCCTCGGCTACACCCCGCTGGAGGCCGGCCTGGCCCTGGTTCCGAGCTCCCTCGCCGTCATCCTCGGCTCCAAGCTCGCGCCCCGCCTGATGCGCCCGATCGGCCCGCGCAACGTCGCCGCGCTCGGAACCCTGGTCGCCGTGGCCGGGTTCGCCTGGCAGTCCACGATGACGCCCGACGGCTCCTACGCCACGGTGATCCTCGTTCCCGGCGTCCTCATGATGCTCGGCGCGGGCCTGGCCGCGACCCCGCTCGCCTCCCTGGCCACGTCCGGCGCCGCCCCCGGGGAAGCGGGCCTGGTCTCCGGCCTCGTCAACACGTCCCGCACGATGGGCGGTTCCCTGGGCCTGGCGGTCCTGTCCACCCTTGCGGCGGCCGAGTCGGCGGGCAGCACGACTCCGCGGGCCCTGACGGAGGGCTACGCGCTCGCGTTCCGGGTGGGGGCCGTGGTGCTGACGGCCGGGGTCGCGCTGATGTGGGTGTGGCTGCCGCGGACGGCGGGGGAGCGGGAGGCGGTGGAGCGGGAGGCCGCCGCCTGA
- a CDS encoding MFS transporter: MTQTTTDRPAGRASGALVPVLAFAGIVVAVMQTLLVPVIKDLPQLLDTAPSNATWVLTSTLLSGAVATPIMGRLGDLYGKRRMLILSLAVMVVGALVSALTSDLLLMIIGRTLQGFAMGAIPLGIGLMRDMLPREKLGSAMALMSSSIGVGGGLALPAAALVAQHSDWHALFYGAAGLGVLAIALTLLVVPESPMRAEGSFDLPGAIGLSTGLVLFLLPITKGSDWGWASGTTLGLFGASAVVLVLWGVMELRLKAPLVDLRTTARPAVLFTNLASIMVGVSFYVVSLVLPQLLQLPKSTGYGLGQSMVVAGLLVAPLGLTMMVTAPVYARLSAKYGPKVTLILGLLIIAIGYGAGLGLMSAAWQSLVISVLLGAGIGLAYSSLPALIVGAVPASETGAANGLNTLMRSIGTSVSSAVIGMVLANTANNVGGVEIPTMHGFRLSFLIATGAVAVGLLLALFLPGRRPSGKPQLRASSEEDAALERAERVLRGFRGRVLAADGAPVARATVTLIDRRGRRAGATLSAEDGSYALAVPAQGSYVVAARAAGHGPLASSATHAGDERPVDLDLSLPGETVSA, translated from the coding sequence ATGACGCAGACGACGACAGACCGCCCCGCCGGCAGAGCGAGCGGGGCCCTGGTCCCGGTGCTCGCCTTCGCGGGCATCGTTGTCGCGGTGATGCAGACCCTGCTCGTTCCGGTGATCAAGGATCTGCCGCAACTGCTGGACACCGCCCCCAGCAACGCCACCTGGGTCCTCACCTCGACCCTCCTGTCGGGAGCGGTGGCCACGCCCATCATGGGCCGCCTCGGCGACCTCTACGGCAAGCGCCGGATGCTGATCCTCAGCCTGGCCGTGATGGTCGTCGGCGCCCTGGTCAGCGCGCTCACCAGCGATCTGCTGCTCATGATCATCGGCCGTACGCTCCAGGGCTTCGCGATGGGCGCGATCCCGCTCGGCATCGGCCTGATGCGCGACATGCTGCCCCGCGAGAAGCTCGGCTCGGCGATGGCGCTGATGAGTTCCTCCATAGGTGTCGGCGGCGGCCTCGCCCTGCCCGCCGCCGCCCTGGTCGCCCAGCACAGCGACTGGCACGCCCTGTTCTACGGCGCCGCCGGCCTCGGCGTCCTCGCCATCGCCCTCACCCTGCTCGTCGTGCCCGAGTCGCCGATGCGCGCCGAGGGCTCCTTCGACCTGCCGGGCGCCATCGGACTGTCCACGGGGCTCGTGCTGTTCCTGCTGCCGATCACCAAGGGCAGCGACTGGGGCTGGGCCTCCGGCACCACCCTCGGCCTGTTCGGCGCCTCGGCGGTGGTGCTCGTGCTGTGGGGCGTGATGGAGCTGCGCTTGAAGGCCCCGCTGGTCGACCTGCGCACCACGGCCCGCCCCGCCGTCCTCTTCACCAACCTCGCGTCGATCATGGTCGGCGTCTCCTTCTACGTCGTCTCCCTGGTCCTGCCCCAGCTGCTCCAGCTGCCGAAGTCCACCGGCTACGGTCTCGGCCAGTCGATGGTCGTCGCGGGTCTGCTCGTGGCGCCGCTCGGCCTGACGATGATGGTCACCGCGCCCGTCTACGCCCGGCTGTCCGCGAAGTACGGCCCCAAGGTCACCCTGATCCTCGGCCTGCTGATCATCGCGATCGGCTACGGCGCCGGCCTCGGCCTGATGAGCGCCGCCTGGCAGAGCCTGGTCATCTCCGTGCTGCTGGGCGCGGGCATCGGTCTCGCCTACTCCTCGCTGCCCGCGCTGATCGTGGGTGCGGTCCCGGCGTCGGAGACGGGTGCGGCCAACGGCCTCAACACCCTGATGCGCTCCATCGGCACGTCGGTGTCGAGTGCCGTGATCGGCATGGTGCTGGCGAACACCGCGAACAACGTCGGCGGCGTCGAGATCCCGACCATGCACGGCTTCCGGCTCTCCTTCCTGATCGCGACGGGCGCGGTGGCCGTGGGCCTGCTCCTGGCGCTGTTCCTGCCGGGCCGACGGCCGTCCGGGAAGCCGCAGTTGCGCGCGAGCAGCGAGGAGGACGCGGCGCTGGAGCGGGCCGAGCGGGTCCTGCGCGGTTTTCGCGGCCGGGTGCTGGCCGCGGACGGTGCTCCGGTCGCCCGCGCCACGGTCACGCTGATCGACCGCCGCGGCCGCCGGGCCGGCGCGACGCTCTCCGCCGAGGACGGCAGCTACGCGCTCGCCGTCCCCGCGCAGGGCTCCTACGTCGTGGCCGCACGCGCCGCGGGGCACGGCCCGCTCGCCTCGTCCGCGACCCACGCGGGCGACGAACGCCCGGTCGACCTGGACCTGTCGCTGCCGGGCGAGACGGTCTCCGCCTGA
- a CDS encoding class I SAM-dependent methyltransferase produces the protein MPAAPKPEILAAFEAAKGFMPAGEGLALYAAAVEAGRLGLPLLEVGTYCGRSTILLADAAREAGVSALTVDHHRGSEEQQPGWEYHDPETVDPEVGLMDTLPTFRRTLHKAGLEEHVVALVGRSPRIAAFWRTPLGFVFIDGGHTDEHATADYEGWAPHVAEGGLLLIHDVFPDPQDEFTGQAPYRVYLRALASGAFTEVSATDSLRVLRRTGPGI, from the coding sequence ATGCCCGCGGCGCCGAAGCCCGAGATCCTGGCCGCGTTCGAGGCGGCGAAGGGGTTCATGCCCGCCGGTGAGGGCCTGGCGCTGTACGCGGCGGCCGTGGAGGCCGGGCGGCTCGGGCTGCCGCTGCTGGAGGTCGGCACGTACTGCGGCCGCTCGACGATCCTGCTCGCCGACGCGGCCCGCGAGGCCGGGGTCAGCGCGCTCACCGTCGACCACCACCGCGGCAGCGAGGAGCAGCAGCCCGGCTGGGAGTACCACGACCCGGAGACGGTCGACCCCGAGGTCGGGCTGATGGACACGCTGCCCACGTTCCGCCGCACGCTCCACAAGGCGGGCCTGGAGGAGCACGTGGTGGCGCTGGTCGGGCGCTCCCCGCGGATCGCCGCGTTCTGGCGGACGCCGCTGGGCTTCGTCTTCATCGACGGCGGCCACACCGACGAGCACGCCACCGCCGACTACGAGGGCTGGGCGCCGCACGTCGCCGAGGGCGGCCTGCTGCTCATCCACGACGTCTTCCCCGACCCGCAGGACGAGTTCACCGGCCAGGCCCCGTACCGCGTCTACCTCCGGGCGCTCGCGTCCGGCGCCTTCACGGAGGTCTCGGCGACGGACTCGCTGCGGGTCCTGCGCCGCACCGGCCCGGGCATCTGA
- a CDS encoding N-acetylmuramoyl-L-alanine amidase has translation MSYVGPDFEPPQNRRPRRGPLTVALAALVPGALLGWLVYETVGGPGDDGGSGQATVRSSPPAASSAPSDDAKEPGASPEPTATPSASAPAASGPLKGKVVVIDPGHNPGNFQHASEINRKVNIGTNSKECDTTGTSTNDGYTEAKFTLDVAHRMRTLLQKQGATVKLTQDGDRPYGPCVDERARIGNQAKADAVVSIHADGSGAGNRGFHVILPGSVKAGAADTRAIVGPSRDLGERVAGRFVAVTGSAPSNYVGDGGGLVTRKDLGGLNLSTVPKVFIECGNMRDSKDAALLTSGAWRQKAAQGISEGIVSFLRG, from the coding sequence GTGTCGTACGTAGGCCCGGACTTCGAACCTCCCCAGAACCGCCGCCCCCGCCGCGGCCCCCTGACCGTCGCGCTCGCCGCGCTGGTGCCGGGGGCGCTGCTCGGCTGGCTGGTGTACGAGACGGTGGGCGGCCCGGGGGACGACGGGGGTTCGGGGCAGGCGACCGTGCGGTCCTCCCCGCCCGCCGCGTCGAGCGCGCCCTCCGACGACGCCAAGGAGCCGGGCGCCTCACCGGAGCCCACGGCCACGCCCTCGGCCTCCGCGCCCGCCGCTTCCGGGCCGCTCAAGGGCAAGGTGGTCGTCATCGACCCGGGGCACAACCCGGGCAACTTCCAGCACGCCTCCGAGATCAACCGCAAGGTGAACATCGGAACGAACTCGAAGGAGTGCGACACCACGGGCACGTCCACCAACGACGGTTACACCGAGGCGAAGTTCACGCTGGACGTGGCGCACCGGATGCGCACGCTGCTTCAGAAGCAGGGCGCCACGGTGAAGCTGACGCAGGACGGCGACCGGCCGTACGGGCCGTGCGTGGACGAGCGGGCCCGGATCGGCAACCAGGCGAAGGCGGATGCCGTCGTCTCGATCCACGCGGACGGCTCGGGCGCCGGCAACCGCGGCTTCCACGTGATCCTGCCCGGTTCGGTCAAGGCGGGTGCCGCGGACACCCGGGCGATCGTCGGTCCCTCCCGGGATCTCGGCGAGCGCGTCGCGGGCCGCTTCGTCGCGGTCACCGGCAGCGCGCCCTCCAACTACGTCGGCGACGGCGGCGGACTCGTCACGCGTAAGGACCTGGGCGGTCTCAATCTGTCAACGGTTCCCAAGGTGTTCATCGAGTGCGGCAACATGCGCGATAGCAAGGACGCGGCGTTGCTCACCAGCGGCGCATGGCGACAGAAGGCGGCGCAAGGGATCTCCGAGGGAATCGTGAGTTTTCTGCGCGGGTAG
- a CDS encoding DUF5336 domain-containing protein, which yields MNIRSLTRGDGVVIGAAVLLLIASFLDLYSFDNVPDSVDLPSLWGSGPVVFSVVLAGIIGAALVVVGRGLPQAPKIAGLELVPFGVAFTVFAAWSALGNIFDVTGGYDNIEGTNSDFLPSPGIGMILALVATLLMAAAALATPLVPALKGALLPAPRPAAPQPYGAQPPGGYGYPGAQQPGGYGQPQPGQPGQPFGGQPQQAQAQPQPQPPAGDFSPFWFAVPVPRPLFAEDGSPTPIAELAPGTWYLAVEQRGAALVAQTQDGRRGVLQDTSGIQRG from the coding sequence GTGAATATCCGCTCCCTCACTCGGGGCGACGGCGTGGTGATCGGAGCAGCGGTATTGCTGTTGATCGCGTCGTTCCTCGACCTCTACTCGTTCGACAATGTCCCCGACAGCGTCGACCTCCCCAGCCTGTGGGGCAGCGGCCCGGTCGTGTTCAGCGTCGTGCTGGCCGGGATCATCGGCGCCGCGCTCGTCGTCGTCGGCCGGGGTCTGCCGCAGGCGCCGAAGATCGCGGGGCTGGAACTCGTCCCGTTCGGCGTCGCCTTCACGGTGTTCGCCGCGTGGAGCGCCCTCGGCAACATCTTCGACGTGACCGGCGGCTACGACAACATCGAGGGGACCAACAGCGACTTCCTGCCGAGCCCCGGCATCGGCATGATCCTCGCCCTCGTCGCCACACTGCTGATGGCCGCCGCCGCCCTCGCCACCCCCCTCGTCCCGGCCCTCAAGGGCGCCCTGCTCCCGGCCCCCCGTCCGGCCGCCCCGCAGCCCTACGGCGCCCAGCCCCCCGGTGGTTACGGCTACCCGGGCGCGCAGCAGCCCGGCGGCTACGGCCAGCCGCAGCCGGGGCAGCCCGGGCAGCCGTTCGGCGGCCAGCCCCAGCAGGCGCAGGCCCAGCCGCAGCCGCAGCCGCCGGCCGGGGACTTCTCCCCGTTCTGGTTCGCGGTGCCGGTGCCGCGGCCGCTGTTCGCGGAGGACGGCTCGCCCACACCGATCGCCGAACTCGCCCCGGGGACCTGGTACCTGGCCGTCGAGCAGCGCGGTGCGGCCCTGGTCGCCCAGACGCAGGACGGCCGCCGCGGTGTCCTTCAGGACACGTCGGGCATCCAGCGCGGCTGA
- a CDS encoding LLM class F420-dependent oxidoreductase produces MRLGLALGYWGRGPSLGHVPLAQEAERLGYDSVWTAESWGSDAFTPLTWIAAHTSRIRLGTAVAQMAARSPVTTAMHALTLDHLSGGRMMLGLGLSGPQVVEGWYGRPFPASPLTATREYVDVLRQVLRREAPVELAGRFHSHPYRGPDATGLGKPLKPITHPLRPDLPVLLGAEGPKNVAQTTRIADGWLPLYWSPTRPEVYGPALGDLPEGFLVAPMAQVRVCDDVAEGLLPVKTMLGFYIGGMGHAARNFHADLMARMGYEAEARRIQELFLSGRREEAVLAVPDAFADEISLVGPRERIAERLESWRKGPVTDLLALAPDPHTLRVLAELNSR; encoded by the coding sequence ATGCGGCTCGGTCTCGCGCTCGGCTACTGGGGCCGCGGCCCCTCCCTCGGCCATGTGCCCCTCGCGCAGGAGGCCGAGCGGCTCGGTTACGACTCCGTGTGGACGGCGGAGTCCTGGGGCTCGGACGCGTTCACCCCGCTCACCTGGATCGCGGCCCACACCTCCCGCATCCGGCTCGGCACGGCGGTCGCGCAGATGGCGGCCCGGTCGCCGGTCACGACCGCGATGCACGCCCTCACCCTGGACCATCTGTCCGGCGGCCGCATGATGCTGGGCCTCGGCCTCTCCGGCCCGCAGGTCGTCGAGGGCTGGTACGGCCGCCCGTTCCCCGCCTCGCCGCTCACCGCCACCCGCGAGTACGTCGACGTCCTGCGGCAGGTGCTGCGCCGCGAGGCCCCCGTCGAACTGGCGGGCCGCTTCCACTCCCACCCCTACCGGGGCCCGGACGCCACAGGCCTCGGCAAACCCCTCAAGCCGATCACGCACCCGCTCCGCCCGGACCTGCCGGTCCTGCTGGGCGCGGAGGGGCCGAAGAACGTCGCCCAGACGACCCGGATCGCCGACGGCTGGCTGCCGCTGTACTGGTCGCCGACCCGGCCGGAGGTCTACGGGCCGGCCCTGGGCGACCTCCCCGAGGGGTTCCTCGTCGCCCCGATGGCCCAGGTCCGGGTCTGCGACGACGTCGCCGAGGGCCTGCTGCCCGTCAAGACCATGCTCGGCTTCTACATCGGCGGCATGGGGCACGCGGCCCGCAACTTCCACGCCGACCTGATGGCCCGCATGGGCTACGAGGCCGAGGCCCGCCGCATCCAGGAGCTGTTCCTCTCCGGCCGCCGGGAGGAGGCCGTGCTGGCGGTCCCCGACGCCTTCGCCGACGAGATCTCCCTGGTCGGCCCCCGTGAACGCATCGCCGAGCGGCTGGAGTCGTGGCGCAAGGGCCCGGTGACGGACCTTCTGGCCCTCGCACCCGACCCGCACACCCTGCGGGTGCTGGCCGAGCTCAACTCCCGGTGA
- a CDS encoding vWA domain-containing protein encodes MRRGAGLLALCLVLVASLVTACSGGDGDDPVRLRVLAGPDLAVLAPLLGELRDETGVDLRMEHRADAETRNPDRDRYDLAWLSSDSYLRLTDKNATRGLQRTPTMTSPVVVGLKPEVARQLRARVPGARLTWADIADAAATGRVRFGMADPRHAGSGLAALVGVATAAAGTGAALRPEDVSCDRLRGFRSGQTLTADTGPALVDSYADHQGEADALITYESDLLALNASGRLDDRLEVVRPEDGMVLADFPLLLLNPAHRTAYDKVTQWLRRDSVQRQIMRHTLRRPVNTTVTRDARLREPVGNALFYPDRPAVVETLLADYGDPGRRTTSQVVFLLDFSGSMRGARMTALREAFAGLSGADPSASGKFTRFHRGERLTVVRFGGRVLGEKTVTVTGPKDLDALADTVARGGYGDATAVWSALDHGYRTAARARAADPDRSVSLVLMTDGENNAGLTYAEFVRRHDALPAAVRAAVPTYPVHFGEADARALRRAAARTGGRMVEAARSSLSEAFKEIRGCH; translated from the coding sequence GTGAGGCGCGGCGCGGGCCTGCTGGCCCTCTGCCTCGTGCTCGTCGCCTCCCTCGTCACCGCCTGCTCGGGCGGCGACGGCGACGACCCGGTCCGGCTGCGCGTGCTGGCCGGCCCCGACCTCGCCGTACTGGCCCCGCTGCTCGGTGAGCTGCGGGACGAGACCGGTGTCGACCTGCGCATGGAGCACCGCGCCGACGCCGAGACGAGGAACCCGGACCGCGACCGGTACGACCTCGCGTGGCTGTCCTCCGACAGCTATCTGCGCCTCACCGACAAGAACGCGACCAGGGGGCTGCAACGCACGCCCACCATGACGTCCCCCGTCGTCGTCGGCCTGAAGCCCGAGGTGGCGCGGCAGTTGCGCGCCCGGGTTCCCGGTGCCCGGCTCACCTGGGCCGACATCGCCGACGCCGCCGCCACCGGCAGAGTCCGCTTCGGCATGGCCGACCCCCGGCACGCCGGCAGCGGGCTCGCCGCCCTCGTCGGCGTCGCCACCGCCGCGGCCGGCACCGGGGCCGCGCTGCGCCCCGAGGACGTCTCCTGCGACCGGCTGCGCGGCTTCCGCTCCGGCCAGACCCTCACCGCCGACACCGGACCTGCCCTCGTCGACTCCTACGCCGACCACCAGGGCGAGGCCGACGCCCTCATCACCTACGAGTCCGACCTGCTCGCCCTGAACGCCTCCGGCCGCCTCGACGACCGTCTGGAGGTCGTCCGCCCCGAGGACGGCATGGTCCTGGCGGACTTCCCGCTGCTCCTGCTGAACCCGGCCCACCGCACCGCGTACGACAAGGTCACGCAGTGGCTGCGCCGCGACTCGGTGCAGCGGCAGATCATGCGGCACACCCTGCGCCGCCCCGTGAACACGACCGTCACGCGGGACGCGCGGCTGCGCGAACCCGTCGGCAACGCGCTCTTCTACCCCGACCGGCCCGCCGTCGTCGAAACCCTGCTGGCGGACTACGGCGATCCCGGCCGCCGCACCACCAGCCAGGTGGTCTTCCTCCTCGACTTCTCCGGCTCGATGCGCGGCGCCCGGATGACCGCACTGCGCGAGGCCTTCGCCGGGCTCAGCGGCGCGGACCCCTCCGCCTCCGGCAAGTTCACCCGCTTCCACCGGGGCGAGCGGCTGACCGTCGTCCGCTTCGGCGGCCGGGTGCTGGGGGAGAAGACCGTCACCGTCACCGGGCCGAAGGACCTGGATGCCCTCGCCGACACCGTCGCCCGGGGCGGCTACGGCGACGCCACCGCCGTGTGGTCCGCCCTCGACCACGGCTACCGCACCGCCGCCCGAGCACGGGCCGCCGACCCCGACCGTTCCGTCTCCCTCGTCCTGATGACGGACGGCGAGAACAACGCGGGCCTGACCTACGCGGAGTTCGTCCGCCGCCACGACGCGCTGCCCGCCGCCGTGCGCGCCGCCGTCCCCACCTACCCCGTCCACTTCGGCGAGGCCGACGCCCGCGCGCTGCGGCGCGCGGCTGCGCGGACGGGCGGACGGATGGTGGAGGCCGCCCGCTCTTCCCTTTCCGAGGCTTTCAAGGAGATCCGTGGCTGTCACTGA